The genomic DNA CGTTCCGGTAATCAACCGCGACATCGGCGCCGAGCGCCATGCTCGCGTCACGCTGCGCATCCGAGCTGACCGTCGTGATGATCTTCGATGCGCCGAATGCCTTCGCGAGCATCGTCGCGGTGGTGCCGATGCCGGATGCGCCGCCGTGGATCAGCACGCTTTCGCCTGCTGCAAAATTGCCGCGCTGGAACAGGTTCAGCCATACCGTCAGAAAGGTTTCGGGCATCGCGGCCGCTTCGACCACCGAGAGACCGTCGGGAATCGCCAGTGTGTTGCTCTCGTGCGCGACCGCATACTCCGCGTAGCCGCCGCCCGGGACCAGCGCGCAGACGAGATCGCCGACCGCGAATCGCGTCACGCCGCGCCCGACGGACACGACCTCGCCCGCGACTTCGAGCCCGGGAATGTCCGACGCGCCCGGCGGCGGATCGTACAAGCCCTTGCGCTGCATCACGTCAGGACCGTTTACGCCGGCGGCATGAATGCGGATCAGCACTTCGTCGTCGGCGGGTGTGGGAACGGGCCGCTCGACGGGCACGAGCACATCCGGGCCGCCCGGCTGCGTAATATCGATCGCGGTCATCGCCGCGGGAATCGCTTTGGTTTCGTGTGACACGACTTCATCCTTTTCAAAATGCCAGATGCGCCGCGGATTCGGTCAACCTGCTGAATCGCTGCATCGGTTGAAAAAAGTGTAGCGGCGCAGCCGGGTTTTGACCCGCAGCGAATTGCCGATCGTATGATGCAAATTTGCATCACGCGGGAGGCGATATGAACTGGGACGACGCGCGCATCTTCGTCGCGCTCCATCGGGAAAGGACCTTGCGCGCGGCCGCCCGCTCGCTCGACATCGATCAGGCAACGGTGGGCCGCAGGCTTGCCGCGCTCGAGCACACGCTCGGCGCGACGCTGTTCCTGCGCACATCGGGCGGATATGAGCTCACGCCCGTCGGCAAGATCGCGATCCGCGCCGCCGAGGCGATGGAACAGTCCGCGCACGATCTCGTCCGCCACGCACAAGGCGTGGACAAGCGCCTCGCCGGCGAGGTGAAGCTCTCGACGACGGATGCGCTTGCTCAGGAGTTCATCATGCCGGCGATCGAGCGCCTGCATATGAAGCATCCCGACGTTTCGGTGATGCTCGACACGACGACCCAGGTGCTCAATCTCGCGAAGCGCGAAGCCGACATCGCGATCCGGACCGTCAAGCCGCGCAATCCTGATCTGCTTGCCCGCCGCGTGGCGAGTTGGGAAGTGGGGCTGTTCGCATCGCCCGAGTATCTGCGGCGCCATGGCGAACCGGCGCCGGGCGAGCGATTCGCGGGACACGATCTCGTGGTCTACCAGCCGTACTTTGCCAAGGCTCGCGTGCCGGAATTTCTCGGGGAACCGCTGACGGACGGCCGCATCGTCGCGCGCCTGAACACAAACCTGACGCTGCGCGCGGCGCTCAGAGCCGGGCTCGGCATCAGCCCTCTACCCGTGCCGATGGCCGAACGCGACGGCCTCGTGCGAATCTGGCCGGACCGCTCAAACGACGCACGGTATGAAATCTGGCTCGTCACGCATCAGGATTTGCGACACACCGCGCGCATCCGCGTGACGATCGACGAGATCGTCTTGGCGTTCGATCGATAGCAGCGCGTGCGCTGCACGTGTCATCCATTACTTCAGCTTGCAGACCCCGATGACCATTCGCTGAAGCTGGGCCCAGCATGAATGGTTTTATGTCTTGCCCATTCCACCTCCGCAGCAGTGGCATACGTCACGCCGGGCTCCCACCACAGTGCGGGTTCCTGCTGGAACGAGGGGCGTCTTTCCATTCGAGCGACCAGCGACGCGAGTCCGGGTCGGCCAGCAGCACGCCAGGACAATCGCAACGGGCGCGTTTCAATGAACTGACAGATGCAGGTGAGCAAGATGTCCTGAGCCGACATCACGCCGGGGACGAAAGCGCCGTCAGCGCCGACAAGCTGAGTCTCGAACCAGTCGAGCAGATACTGGTTGCGCGTGGCACATCGCGCCGCATGAACATTTTCTTCATGTCGGACCCCGGACCATTGCAGTTGCGACACCATCGTCGTCGACACGCCGAACGTCTGTAACGTCGCGAGAACGAGCTTGTCGTGCCAGCTTTGCGTGGCGCGCACATAGTCGCTTGCCAGCGGGTCGATGCCCTCCGGCGCGGGCACGCCTGGATAGCTGGACATGAGGTAGTCGATGATCACCGATGAATCCCAAAGCGTCAGGTCGCCGTCTACCAGGGTAGGAACCTGAAGCGTCGGCGTGACCTTCGCACGCTCTTCGACGCTGGGCGTCGTAAAGGTCTCCTCACGCTCGAAATCGAGTCCCTTCTCGACAAGCACGATACGGACGGCACGGGCGAAAGGCGATCCTGTCGTGAAGAACAGCTTGCGCATCCTGGCCCCCTTGATTGACGGACCGCGTTGACCGATATGGACGGATGTTTTTGCCCGTCCAGACGTGCAGCGCCGACCAATTAGCCTTTCAGGCCGCTCAGACCCATCATCAGTCTGAACCTCGCGACAACGTCGCATCAGCAGCAACTTATGTAGATTGGACAGAAAACGAACGGTTGAAGAACGCGAACGAGCGGCTCAAACCGCACCGAATCCGCACGCCCACGAAGCGGACTACACTTGAATCAACCATAGTTGAAAAATGGACAGGCACGTAAGCAGATTGATGGCACTGGCGTGCGCAAACGTCCGTCCTCGAATGGAGACGATCATGAAAAAGGAGAGAAAGACCGCTCGGCAAATTCTGTCCGAGAACCCTCGGAACGTGATTTCGGTCGGCCCAGCGGACGCCGTGCTAACGGCGCTGCAT from Paraburkholderia terrae includes the following:
- a CDS encoding glutathione S-transferase family protein; the protein is MRKLFFTTGSPFARAVRIVLVEKGLDFEREETFTTPSVEERAKVTPTLQVPTLVDGDLTLWDSSVIIDYLMSSYPGVPAPEGIDPLASDYVRATQSWHDKLVLATLQTFGVSTTMVSQLQWSGVRHEENVHAARCATRNQYLLDWFETQLVGADGAFVPGVMSAQDILLTCICQFIETRPLRLSWRAAGRPGLASLVARMERRPSFQQEPALWWEPGVTYATAAEVEWARHKTIHAGPSFSEWSSGSAS
- a CDS encoding NAD(P)H-quinone oxidoreductase: MTAIDITQPGGPDVLVPVERPVPTPADDEVLIRIHAAGVNGPDVMQRKGLYDPPPGASDIPGLEVAGEVVSVGRGVTRFAVGDLVCALVPGGGYAEYAVAHESNTLAIPDGLSVVEAAAMPETFLTVWLNLFQRGNFAAGESVLIHGGASGIGTTATMLAKAFGASKIITTVSSDAQRDASMALGADVAVDYRNEDFVEAVMRETDGRGVDVVVDIIAGDYVARNYAAAAMNGRIVQIGIIKGPAPSLDLFPMLAKRLTHIGSTLRSRTHEEKAALIEDLERKVWPQIRSGAVKPVIYRTFDLDDARGAHALMDSGVHIGKIVLMTRAASTV
- a CDS encoding LysR family transcriptional regulator, encoding MNWDDARIFVALHRERTLRAAARSLDIDQATVGRRLAALEHTLGATLFLRTSGGYELTPVGKIAIRAAEAMEQSAHDLVRHAQGVDKRLAGEVKLSTTDALAQEFIMPAIERLHMKHPDVSVMLDTTTQVLNLAKREADIAIRTVKPRNPDLLARRVASWEVGLFASPEYLRRHGEPAPGERFAGHDLVVYQPYFAKARVPEFLGEPLTDGRIVARLNTNLTLRAALRAGLGISPLPVPMAERDGLVRIWPDRSNDARYEIWLVTHQDLRHTARIRVTIDEIVLAFDR